The Humulus lupulus chromosome 3, drHumLupu1.1, whole genome shotgun sequence genome window below encodes:
- the LOC133824001 gene encoding 17.8 kDa class I heat shock protein-like: METTATIADTYVDFEPYCAWLRDEQSHTIAIHLHGFKREQLRVQINNQRIVTINGQRLVDEGNKVWSRFSKQLKLPEDCSDYGIRARFSAGVLTITMPKQLPSASASPINTLDDHHQRRRFDDTTDQQEKSSSKEPKSSSPSSCSQNNYNKNSSVLLLAATVAAIVLVLAVSGASYVFKHTSSSSTPTN, encoded by the exons ATGGAAACTACAGCCACCATAGCAGACACGTACGTGGACTTCGAGCCTTATTGCGCTTGGCTAAGAGACGAACAAAGCCACACTATTGCCATCCATCTCCAtg GTTTCAAAAGGGAGCAACTGAGGGTTCAGATAAACAATCAAAGAATAGTAACAATAAATGGGCAACGCCTTGTGGATGAAGGCAACAAAGTCTGGAGCCGATTCAGCAAACAACTCAAGCTCCCTGAAGATTGCAGTGACTACGGCATTCGAGCTAGGTTCTCTGCCGGAGTTCTCACCATTACTATGCCTAAGCAACTACCCTCAGCCTCAGCTTCCCCCATCAATACGTTAGATGATCATCACCAACGACGTCGTTTTGATGATACTACTGATCAGCAAGAAAAGAGTAGCAGTAAAGAACCcaaatcatcatcaccatcatcctgctcacaaaataattataataagaaTTCATCTGTACTCCTACTTGCTGCCACAGTTGCTGCAATTGTGCTTGTTCTTGCCGTTTCTGGAGCTTCTTATGTTTTTAAACACACATCATCATCGTCAACCCCTACAAATTAG
- the LOC133825635 gene encoding protein BOLA1, chloroplastic: protein MASIGGKGLISRASRMRSKLQSALEASLLEIEDVSYQHAGHAAVKANPNAAAGETHFNLRIVSPKFEGQSLVKRHRLVYDALADELNSGLHALSIVAKTPTEIERASK from the coding sequence ATGGCGTCGATTGGGGGCAAGGGATTGATATCGAGAGCGAGTAGAATGAGATCAAAGCTCCAATCTGCCTTGGAAGCAAGCCTTCTTGAGATCGAAGACGTTTCCTACCAACACGCTGGCCATGCCGCCGTCAAAGCCAACCCTAACGCCGCCGCCGGCGAGACCCATTTCAATCTCAGGATTGTGTCCCCAAAATTCGAAGGGCAGAGCCTTGTCAAGCGACATCGCTTGGTCTACGATGCCCTTGCTGACGAGCTTAACTCTGGTCTTCACGCCCTCTCCATTGTTGCCAAGACACCAACGGAGATCGAACGCGCCTCCAAATAG